One Tenrec ecaudatus isolate mTenEca1 chromosome 12, mTenEca1.hap1, whole genome shotgun sequence DNA segment encodes these proteins:
- the LOC142422340 gene encoding ferritin light chain-like: MSSQIPQNYSADAEAGVNRLVNLHLQASYTYLSLGFFFDRDDVALEGGGHFFRELAKEQREGAERLLKLQNQRGGRALFQDVQKPSQDEWRLTLDAMEAALALEKKLNQALLDLHAVGSTHTDPHLCDFLENHFLDKEVKLLKKMGDHLTNLHRVASPQAGLGEYLFKRLTLKED, encoded by the coding sequence ATGAGCTCTCAGATCCCTCAGAATTATTCTGCGGACGCGGAGGCCGGCGTCAACCGTCTGGTCAACCTGCACctgcaggcctcttacacctacctctctctgggcttcttttTCGACCGCGACGATGTGGCCTTGGAAGGCGGGGGGCACTTCTTCCGCGAGCTGGCGAAGGAGCAGCGCGAGGGGGCCGAGCGTCTCTTGAAGCTGCAGAACCAGCGCGGTGGCCGCGCCCTCTTCCAGGATGTGCAGAAGCCGTCTCAAGATGAGTGGCGTCTAACCCTGGACGCCATGGAAGCTGCCCTAGCCCTGGAGAAAAAACTCAACCAGGCTCTTCTGGACCTGCATGCCGTGGGGTCCACTCACACCGACCCtcatctctgtgactttctggagaaccacttcctggacaaggaggtgaaactcctcaagaagatgggcgaCCACCTGACCAACCTCCACAGGGTGGCCAGCCCCCAGGCCGGGCTGGGCGAGTATCTCTTCAAGAGGCTCACTCTCAAAGAAGACTAG